A window from Photobacterium atrarenae encodes these proteins:
- a CDS encoding alpha/beta hydrolase produces the protein MATLPQPLQIWLEQFNTLLRQSEQAGIAPSPALARQGLAGLTAQFVPHAPDIARVVDGTISQSAIPCRIYHPEPDSELPVMLFFHGGGHMCGDLDVYDPICRKLAHYSQAIVVSIDYRLAPEHPYPAGLTDASLSLCQLFPTLDHYQCRYRNKVILAGDSAGGALAATVIQSQSSSQGTAQGSPRPNSFPKVDKLVLIYPSLDYTLTADSLRENSTGYVLETKKIDWYFQQYLQQRECRESVSPLYGEINLNHPETLVITAGFCPIKDDGLHYRLRLQRAGIPCQHLHLKDMIHAYLNLETLVPNACDMTYQSIREFIQPHH, from the coding sequence ATGGCCACGCTTCCTCAACCACTACAAATCTGGCTTGAGCAGTTCAACACCCTGCTACGCCAGTCTGAGCAAGCCGGGATCGCACCAAGTCCGGCATTAGCCCGTCAAGGATTGGCCGGGCTCACCGCCCAGTTTGTTCCCCATGCTCCCGATATCGCCCGAGTCGTTGACGGCACCATCAGCCAAAGCGCAATCCCCTGCCGTATCTACCACCCTGAGCCCGATAGCGAACTCCCGGTGATGCTATTTTTCCATGGTGGTGGTCATATGTGCGGTGATCTTGATGTTTACGACCCGATTTGCCGGAAACTTGCACACTATAGCCAGGCCATCGTTGTGAGTATTGATTACCGGCTTGCTCCGGAGCACCCATACCCGGCCGGATTGACGGATGCTTCTCTCAGCCTCTGCCAATTGTTTCCAACGTTGGATCACTATCAGTGCCGTTATCGAAATAAAGTGATTCTGGCAGGTGATTCAGCCGGCGGTGCCCTCGCCGCTACCGTCATCCAGTCGCAGTCGTCGTCCCAAGGAACAGCACAAGGCTCTCCCCGGCCAAATTCATTCCCGAAGGTGGATAAGCTGGTCCTGATTTATCCCAGCCTGGACTATACTCTGACCGCCGATTCATTACGTGAGAACAGCACTGGCTACGTGCTGGAGACGAAAAAGATTGACTGGTATTTCCAGCAATACTTGCAACAGCGGGAATGCCGGGAGTCAGTGTCCCCATTGTATGGAGAGATCAACCTCAACCACCCGGAAACCCTGGTCATCACCGCCGGTTTCTGTCCCATCAAAGATGATGGCCTACACTACCGGTTACGGTTGCAACGAGCCGGCATTCCCTGCCAGCACTTACATCTGAAAGACATGATTCACGCCTACCTCAACCTGGAAACACTGGTGCCGAACGCGTGTGATATGACATATCAATCCATTCGTGAGTTTATACAGCCGCATCACTGA
- a CDS encoding LysR family transcriptional regulator has protein sequence MLDKVVFFIHVVRSGSISEAAKQNGISASAASRWLNELEESMGVSLLRRTTRKISPTQAGQRLYDRFTRIHSEIDDIFNEVQNMSSEDRGTIRLASTPLFAKHYLSPIIGEYLTEHPSINFVVLETAFEVDHVHEVDFAIRANATYRGFQDKDSLLVKRSLLREPLMACCSPTYIEQFGEPKIPDDLKQHLCLYASSLVGGNRWIFELDGECTSVEIAQTVEADDSEILKNIALASGGVAYLPISLISKDIARGHLVPVLKNYISSEFELNLYFKPRKYMPARCANFKDYLIKRVPEIESIRKKGIYDGHASSTTTNLA, from the coding sequence ATGCTAGACAAGGTTGTCTTTTTTATTCATGTCGTACGGTCAGGTTCGATCAGTGAAGCTGCTAAACAAAACGGGATTTCGGCATCCGCTGCCAGTCGTTGGCTGAATGAACTGGAAGAGAGTATGGGCGTTAGCCTGCTCAGACGAACCACCCGTAAAATCAGTCCGACCCAGGCCGGTCAACGGCTCTATGATCGATTTACCCGGATCCATAGCGAAATTGACGACATCTTCAATGAAGTTCAGAACATGAGCAGTGAAGATCGCGGCACCATCCGCCTGGCCAGCACCCCCTTGTTCGCGAAACACTATCTCAGCCCAATCATCGGTGAATACCTAACCGAGCACCCGTCAATTAACTTTGTGGTGCTGGAAACTGCCTTTGAAGTCGACCACGTCCATGAGGTAGATTTCGCGATTCGAGCCAATGCCACCTATCGCGGCTTTCAGGACAAAGACAGCCTGCTGGTCAAACGCTCCTTGCTACGAGAGCCTTTGATGGCCTGCTGCTCGCCGACGTATATCGAACAGTTTGGTGAGCCGAAAATTCCGGACGACCTCAAACAGCACCTGTGCTTGTATGCCAGCAGCCTGGTCGGCGGCAACCGCTGGATCTTTGAACTTGATGGTGAATGTACTTCGGTAGAAATTGCCCAGACAGTCGAAGCCGATGACAGTGAAATTCTGAAAAATATCGCTTTGGCCAGTGGCGGGGTCGCCTATCTGCCAATCAGCCTGATCAGCAAAGACATCGCCCGGGGTCATCTGGTGCCGGTGCTGAAAAATTACATTAGCAGCGAATTCGAACTCAACTTATACTTTAAACCTCGAAAATACATGCCGGCCCGCTGCGCGAATTTTAAGGACTATCTCATTAAGCGGGTCCCAGAAATAGAATCCATCCGAAAAAAAGGAATTTACGATGGCCACGCTTCCTCAACCACTACAAATCTGGCTTGA
- the fabG gene encoding 3-oxoacyl-ACP reductase FabG: MLKDKICVVTGGAQGIGRCIVETFANQDAKMVYACDMNTSDMTDLESQFANVRAIELNVCDRSSIVHFVEQVKTEFGRIDVLVNNAGITRDNLIEKMTEEEWDLVADVNLKGVFNMTQAVAPLMMDNGKGSIITMSSIVGTDGNIGQSNYAATKGGVIAMTKGWSKEFARKGAEVRANCIAPGFIETPMTVDLPEKVLDYMKGKTALKRMGKPLDIAEGALFLASDRSAFITGQTLKIDGGLVI; this comes from the coding sequence ATGCTGAAAGATAAAATTTGTGTTGTAACCGGTGGCGCGCAGGGGATTGGCCGTTGCATTGTGGAAACGTTTGCAAACCAAGATGCAAAAATGGTGTATGCCTGCGATATGAATACATCGGACATGACGGATCTGGAGTCGCAATTTGCGAATGTTCGTGCGATTGAGCTCAATGTGTGTGATCGCTCGAGCATCGTTCATTTTGTTGAGCAGGTTAAAACGGAATTTGGCCGCATTGATGTGCTGGTGAACAACGCTGGGATCACCCGGGATAACCTGATTGAGAAAATGACCGAGGAAGAATGGGATTTGGTCGCCGATGTGAATCTCAAAGGGGTCTTTAACATGACGCAGGCCGTGGCACCCCTGATGATGGACAATGGCAAAGGCTCAATTATTACCATGTCTTCCATTGTCGGCACAGACGGTAACATCGGCCAGAGCAATTATGCAGCGACCAAAGGCGGCGTAATTGCCATGACCAAAGGCTGGTCGAAAGAGTTTGCCCGCAAAGGTGCGGAGGTACGGGCAAACTGCATTGCCCCCGGATTTATCGAAACACCGATGACCGTAGATCTGCCGGAGAAAGTGCTGGATTATATGAAAGGAAAAACGGCTCTGAAGCGGATGGGGAAACCCCTGGACATCGCTGAGGGAGCTTTATTCCTTGCCAGTGACCGCTCGGCCTTTATTACCGGGCAGACGTTGAAAATTGATGGCGGGTTGGTGATCTAA
- a CDS encoding MliC family protein: MNKPLTFPVLLCAGLSVSALPGAALAATPSFDCSQASGTIEELICQEDDLATLDRHMAEVFPAAMANYPQSEQATAKAMQRGWIKGRNDCWKADDKKACVESEYKNRIVELQITGGLLEVPEPVAFKCNETDKPFTAVFYSQTDPHSAVLTWGDDQVIALIAPAASGSKYTGRNVEYWEHQGEARVTWLSETLTCQPVGK, from the coding sequence ATGAATAAACCACTGACTTTCCCCGTTCTGCTCTGTGCCGGGCTTTCTGTTTCCGCGTTGCCAGGCGCCGCACTGGCCGCAACCCCCAGCTTTGACTGCAGTCAGGCATCCGGCACCATTGAGGAGCTGATCTGTCAGGAGGATGATCTCGCCACGCTGGACCGGCACATGGCAGAAGTCTTCCCGGCCGCGATGGCAAACTATCCGCAGTCAGAGCAAGCAACGGCCAAAGCGATGCAGCGAGGCTGGATCAAAGGCCGCAATGATTGCTGGAAAGCCGATGACAAAAAAGCCTGTGTTGAATCAGAATACAAAAACCGGATTGTAGAATTACAAATTACCGGCGGCCTGCTGGAGGTTCCTGAACCGGTCGCGTTCAAGTGCAATGAAACGGACAAACCGTTCACCGCCGTATTCTACTCGCAAACCGATCCGCACAGTGCCGTCTTGACCTGGGGGGATGATCAAGTCATTGCTCTCATCGCCCCTGCTGCCAGCGGCAGCAAATACACCGGCCGTAATGTCGAGTACTGGGAGCATCAGGGGGAAGCCAGAGTGACCTGGCTCAGTGAAACGCTGACCTGCCAGCCAGTTGGAAAATAA
- a CDS encoding substrate-binding domain-containing protein yields the protein MATIKDVAKQAGVSTSTVSHVLNKTRFVSEDISTRVMAAVEALNYAPSALARSLKVNHTRTFGMLVTTSTNPFYGEVVKGVERRCYQHGYNLILCNTEGDIERMHANLDTLLQKRVDGLLLMCSEVEEKSFDLFGRHQPVPTVVMDWGPTDFPSDKIQDNSHHGGYLATRHLIEQGHTQIGCLTGPLDKLTAQQRLSGFTQAMEEAGLIINPDWIIAGSFECEGGEAAFNELYLRGPLPTALFVCNDMMAMGVINTAHKKGIRVPDDLSIVGYDDIKLAKYITPSLTTIHQPKHRLGQQAVDTLLDKIQNKRTTNQVIQLEPTLMVRDSVKTLTP from the coding sequence ATGGCGACAATCAAAGATGTGGCAAAACAGGCCGGGGTCTCGACCTCAACCGTCAGCCACGTGCTGAATAAAACTCGCTTTGTCAGTGAAGACATTTCTACCCGGGTCATGGCGGCGGTTGAAGCACTCAACTACGCCCCGTCAGCCCTGGCACGCAGTCTGAAAGTCAACCATACCCGCACCTTCGGGATGCTGGTCACCACCTCGACCAATCCCTTCTACGGTGAAGTAGTCAAGGGTGTTGAACGCCGCTGCTATCAGCACGGCTATAACCTGATCCTGTGTAATACCGAAGGGGATATCGAGCGCATGCACGCCAACCTCGATACCCTGCTGCAAAAGCGGGTCGACGGCCTGCTGCTGATGTGCAGCGAAGTCGAAGAAAAGTCATTTGATCTGTTCGGCCGTCACCAGCCGGTGCCAACTGTGGTCATGGACTGGGGACCAACCGACTTCCCGAGTGACAAAATCCAGGATAACTCGCATCATGGCGGCTATCTGGCCACTCGCCACTTGATTGAACAGGGCCATACCCAAATCGGCTGCCTGACCGGGCCATTGGATAAACTGACGGCACAGCAGCGCCTGTCTGGTTTTACTCAAGCAATGGAAGAAGCCGGGCTGATCATCAATCCGGACTGGATCATTGCCGGTAGTTTCGAGTGCGAAGGCGGAGAAGCGGCTTTCAATGAATTGTATCTACGCGGCCCACTGCCGACAGCCCTGTTTGTCTGTAACGATATGATGGCGATGGGCGTGATCAACACCGCGCACAAAAAAGGGATCCGGGTCCCGGACGATCTGTCGATTGTAGGCTATGACGACATCAAGCTGGCAAAATATATCACACCCTCCCTGACCACAATCCACCAGCCCAAGCACCGCTTAGGGCAACAAGCGGTCGATACCCTACTGGATAAAATCCAGAACAAACGGACAACCAACCAGGTGATCCAACTGGAACCGACCCTGATGGTCCGTGACAGCGTCAAGACACTCACCCCCTAA
- the rbsK gene encoding ribokinase yields the protein MNKLVVLGSVNADHVLQVASFPRPGETLHGHTYQVIPGGKGANQAVAASRLGADIAFIACVGDDSFGHEMRETFAREGINTDAVMIEADIPTGIAMIQVAETGENSICISAEANARLTPERLLPHQPLIEQADTLLMQLETPVETIESAARIAKQSGTRVVLNPAPARALSDKLLQLVDLITPNETEAELLTGIQVTDTASAQQAADILHGKGIPQVMITLGSQGVWISEQGQGRQVPGFRVEACDTTAAGDTFNGALLTAMQEGITLDKAIRFAHAAAAISVTRMGAQTSIPYRREVERFLMEH from the coding sequence ATGAACAAATTAGTCGTCCTCGGCAGTGTCAATGCCGACCATGTGCTGCAAGTCGCCTCGTTCCCGCGCCCGGGAGAAACATTACACGGTCATACCTATCAGGTGATCCCGGGGGGCAAAGGCGCGAACCAGGCGGTCGCTGCATCGCGTCTGGGGGCAGACATCGCCTTTATCGCCTGTGTCGGCGATGACAGCTTCGGCCACGAGATGCGTGAAACCTTTGCCCGTGAGGGCATCAACACTGATGCGGTGATGATTGAAGCCGATATACCAACCGGCATTGCCATGATCCAGGTTGCCGAAACCGGCGAGAACAGTATCTGTATTTCCGCGGAAGCCAACGCCCGACTGACACCCGAGCGCCTCCTCCCGCACCAACCGCTGATTGAACAAGCCGATACCTTACTGATGCAACTTGAAACACCGGTAGAAACTATCGAGTCGGCAGCCCGTATTGCCAAACAATCCGGTACCCGGGTCGTGCTCAATCCGGCGCCGGCCCGAGCACTCTCAGATAAGTTGCTGCAACTGGTCGACCTCATCACCCCGAATGAAACCGAAGCCGAGCTGCTGACGGGCATTCAGGTAACAGACACCGCTTCGGCCCAACAGGCTGCCGATATCCTGCACGGCAAAGGGATCCCGCAAGTCATGATCACCCTCGGCAGCCAGGGTGTGTGGATCAGTGAGCAGGGCCAGGGTCGCCAAGTGCCGGGGTTCCGTGTCGAAGCCTGCGATACCACAGCTGCCGGCGATACCTTCAACGGCGCCCTGCTGACGGCGATGCAAGAAGGCATCACGCTGGACAAAGCGATTCGTTTTGCCCATGCTGCGGCGGCGATTTCTGTGACCCGCATGGGGGCACAAACATCTATTCCATATCGGCGCGAAGTCGAACGTTTTCTGATGGAACATTAA
- the rbsB gene encoding ribose ABC transporter substrate-binding protein RbsB, protein MKKLATLISAAVLSASFSTTAAAQDTMAMVVSTLNNPFFVTMKEGAEAKAQELGYKLIVLDSQNDPSKELSNIEDLTVRGVKAILINPTDSDAVSNAIRMANRSEIPVLTLDRGASRGKVVSHIASDNVAGGEMAGQFIMEKVGEKARVIQLEGIAGTSAARERGQGFMNAVKTNELNLLASQPADFDRTKGLNVMENMLAANPDVQAVFAQNDEMALGALRAVQASGKEVLIVGFDGTDDGIAAVKRGKLGATIAQQPDLIGALGVETADKVLKGEQVEANIPVPLKVITQ, encoded by the coding sequence ATGAAAAAGTTAGCCACCCTTATCTCTGCTGCCGTCCTGTCCGCCTCGTTCAGCACCACTGCGGCTGCCCAGGACACCATGGCCATGGTCGTCTCCACCCTGAACAACCCATTCTTTGTCACCATGAAAGAAGGCGCGGAAGCCAAAGCACAGGAGCTGGGTTACAAACTGATTGTGCTGGATTCACAAAACGATCCGAGCAAAGAGCTGTCGAACATCGAAGATCTGACCGTGCGCGGCGTCAAAGCCATCCTGATCAACCCGACGGACTCCGATGCAGTCTCGAATGCCATTCGCATGGCCAACCGCTCTGAGATCCCGGTCCTGACCCTGGATCGCGGCGCGAGCCGGGGCAAAGTGGTCAGCCATATCGCATCAGATAACGTTGCCGGGGGTGAAATGGCCGGTCAGTTCATCATGGAAAAAGTCGGCGAGAAAGCCCGGGTAATCCAACTGGAAGGGATTGCCGGTACCTCTGCTGCCCGTGAACGTGGTCAGGGCTTCATGAACGCCGTGAAAACCAACGAACTGAACCTGCTGGCCAGCCAGCCGGCTGACTTTGACCGCACCAAGGGCCTCAACGTGATGGAAAACATGCTGGCTGCCAACCCGGATGTCCAGGCCGTATTCGCCCAGAATGACGAAATGGCACTCGGTGCCCTGCGTGCGGTTCAGGCATCAGGCAAAGAGGTGCTGATTGTCGGCTTCGACGGCACAGATGACGGCATTGCAGCAGTGAAACGCGGCAAGCTGGGTGCCACCATCGCGCAACAACCCGACCTGATTGGTGCGCTGGGCGTCGAAACTGCCGATAAGGTATTGAAAGGTGAGCAAGTTGAAGCCAACATTCCGGTACCACTGAAAGTGATCACTCAGTAA
- the rbsC gene encoding ribose ABC transporter permease, whose protein sequence is MSTNAMSNSPTNGSKKLFSKAWLIEQKSLIALIFLIVVVSFLNPNFFTLDNILNILRQTSVNAIIAVGMTLVILTAGIDLSVGSVLALAGAFAATLIGMEVPVMVAVPTALLAGAALGAISGVIIAKGKVQAFIATLVTMTLLRGVTMVFTDGRPVSTGFTDVADNFAWFGTGYALGIPVPIWLMVIVFAAIWYLLNHTRFGRYVYALGGNESATRLSGINVDRVKIGVYAICGLLAALAGIIVTSRLSSAQPTAGMGYELDAIAAVVLGGTSLAGGKGRIMGTLIGALIIGFLNNALNLLDVSSYYQMIAKASVILLAVMVDNKNK, encoded by the coding sequence ATGAGCACCAACGCAATGTCCAACTCCCCGACCAACGGCAGCAAAAAGCTGTTCAGTAAAGCCTGGTTGATAGAACAAAAGTCCCTGATCGCGCTGATCTTTCTGATTGTCGTGGTGTCATTTCTGAACCCGAACTTCTTTACCCTCGACAATATTCTCAACATTCTTCGCCAGACCTCGGTCAATGCCATTATCGCCGTCGGGATGACCCTGGTGATCCTGACCGCCGGGATTGATCTCAGCGTCGGCTCCGTTCTGGCTCTGGCCGGGGCCTTTGCCGCAACCCTGATTGGCATGGAAGTACCGGTGATGGTGGCGGTACCGACAGCCCTGCTGGCCGGTGCTGCGCTCGGCGCCATCAGTGGGGTCATCATTGCCAAAGGCAAGGTTCAGGCCTTCATTGCAACGCTGGTCACCATGACCCTGCTGCGCGGTGTGACCATGGTCTTCACCGATGGCCGCCCGGTATCGACAGGCTTTACCGATGTGGCTGACAACTTTGCCTGGTTCGGAACCGGCTACGCGCTGGGGATCCCGGTGCCAATCTGGCTGATGGTGATTGTTTTTGCTGCGATCTGGTACCTGCTGAACCACACCCGCTTTGGCCGCTATGTTTATGCGCTGGGCGGCAACGAATCCGCTACACGCCTGTCCGGGATCAACGTGGATCGCGTCAAGATTGGTGTCTACGCCATCTGCGGCCTGTTGGCAGCCCTGGCCGGGATCATTGTCACCTCTCGCCTCTCGTCAGCGCAGCCGACTGCCGGGATGGGCTACGAGCTGGATGCCATCGCCGCAGTTGTTCTTGGCGGCACCAGTTTAGCCGGCGGTAAAGGCCGCATCATGGGCACCTTGATCGGCGCGCTAATCATCGGCTTTTTGAACAACGCCCTCAACCTGCTGGACGTCTCGTCCTATTACCAAATGATTGCCAAAGCAAGCGTGATCCTGCTGGCGGTCATGGTCGATAACAAAAACAAGTAA
- the rbsA gene encoding ribose ABC transporter ATP-binding protein RbsA produces MKQPILALQGIEKAFPGVKALDHASLNVYPGKVMALMGENGAGKSTLMKTLTGIYAMDAGEIHYQGQPVHFNGPRHSQEAGISIIHQELNLIPELTIAENIFLGREPTGTFGGIQWGKMYRDADALLQRLNVKHSARTPLGELSLGEQQMVEIAKALSFESQVIIMDEPTDALTDTETESLFKVINELRDEGCGIVYISHRLKEIFEICDDITVLRDGKFIGERAVADTDEDTLIEMMVGRRLDDQYPRIDVQHGTTCLEVKNLSGSGLNKISFTLDRGEILGISGLMGAGRTELMKVIYGALPRESGDILLDGKPINPTTPQEGLAHGIAYISEDRKGDGLVLGLSVKENMSICALDQLSKGIQLDHSEEVTAVEDFIRLFNIKTPSRDQIIGNLSGGNQQKVAIAKGLMTKPKVLILDEPTRGVDVGAKKEIYQLINQFKAEGMSIILVSSEMPEVLGMSDRILVMHEGRISGEFKASEADQEKLLACAVGKQINEVAA; encoded by the coding sequence ATGAAACAGCCAATTCTCGCGCTACAAGGCATCGAAAAAGCATTCCCGGGTGTGAAGGCCCTGGATCACGCCAGCCTCAATGTATATCCGGGCAAGGTGATGGCCTTGATGGGTGAAAACGGGGCCGGTAAATCGACCCTGATGAAAACCCTGACCGGCATCTATGCCATGGACGCCGGTGAAATTCACTACCAGGGCCAGCCGGTTCACTTCAACGGACCACGCCACTCCCAGGAAGCCGGGATCAGCATCATCCACCAGGAACTGAACCTCATCCCGGAACTGACCATTGCCGAAAATATTTTTCTGGGCCGCGAGCCGACCGGCACTTTCGGCGGGATCCAGTGGGGCAAAATGTATCGCGATGCCGATGCCCTGCTGCAACGCTTGAACGTAAAGCACAGTGCCCGGACACCGCTGGGCGAGCTGAGCCTGGGTGAGCAGCAAATGGTCGAGATTGCCAAAGCGCTCTCCTTTGAATCCCAGGTCATCATTATGGATGAGCCGACCGACGCCCTGACCGATACTGAAACCGAGTCCCTGTTCAAGGTGATCAACGAGTTGCGCGATGAGGGCTGCGGGATTGTCTATATCTCTCATCGCCTGAAAGAGATTTTTGAAATCTGTGACGACATTACGGTGCTGCGTGACGGCAAGTTCATCGGCGAGCGCGCAGTCGCTGACACCGATGAAGACACCCTGATTGAAATGATGGTCGGTCGCCGCTTGGATGATCAGTACCCCCGAATCGATGTTCAGCACGGCACCACTTGCCTCGAAGTCAAAAACCTCAGCGGCTCCGGATTAAACAAGATCAGCTTCACCTTAGATCGCGGTGAAATCCTCGGGATTTCCGGCCTGATGGGTGCGGGTCGCACCGAGCTGATGAAAGTCATCTACGGCGCCCTGCCCCGGGAGTCCGGCGATATCCTGTTGGATGGCAAACCAATCAATCCGACCACCCCACAGGAAGGCCTAGCTCACGGGATCGCCTACATCTCCGAAGATCGAAAAGGTGATGGCCTGGTGCTGGGGTTGTCGGTCAAGGAAAACATGTCGATCTGTGCGCTGGACCAGCTGTCAAAAGGGATCCAACTCGATCACAGCGAAGAAGTGACAGCCGTCGAAGACTTCATTCGTCTGTTTAACATCAAAACCCCGAGCCGGGATCAAATCATCGGCAACCTGTCGGGCGGTAATCAGCAGAAGGTTGCGATTGCCAAGGGCCTGATGACCAAGCCCAAAGTACTGATCCTTGACGAACCGACCCGCGGCGTAGACGTCGGTGCTAAAAAAGAGATTTATCAGCTAATTAACCAGTTTAAAGCGGAAGGGATGAGCATCATCCTGGTGTCTTCGGAAATGCCTGAGGTACTGGGGATGAGTGACCGGATCCTGGTGATGCACGAAGGCCGGATCAGCGGCGAATTCAAGGCTTCAGAGGCCGACCAAGAAAAACTACTTGCCTGTGCGGTGGGCAAACAGATCAATGAGGTAGCAGCATGA
- the rbsD gene encoding D-ribose pyranase: protein MKKSALIHAELSHLIATLGHTDEVTICDAGLPIPAETQRIDLALIPGVPAFIDTIKAVLSEMQIEGAVIAEEFAEVSPEHHQALLALIHQEEQQTDKAITVSYISHEAFKAKTRASKAVIRTGECTPYANVIFQSGVVF from the coding sequence ATGAAAAAAAGCGCTCTGATTCATGCCGAATTGTCCCATCTGATTGCAACCCTCGGCCACACGGATGAAGTGACCATCTGCGATGCCGGGCTGCCAATCCCGGCAGAAACCCAGCGTATCGATCTGGCACTGATCCCGGGTGTTCCGGCATTCATCGACACCATCAAAGCGGTATTAAGCGAAATGCAGATTGAAGGCGCCGTCATAGCTGAAGAATTTGCCGAGGTAAGCCCGGAACACCATCAGGCACTGCTGGCCCTGATCCACCAGGAAGAGCAACAGACTGATAAGGCAATTACGGTCTCCTATATCAGCCACGAGGCATTCAAGGCCAAGACCCGCGCGAGTAAAGCGGTGATCCGCACCGGCGAGTGCACCCCGTACGCCAATGTGATTTTTCAGTCTGGCGTGGTGTTTTAA
- a CDS encoding TOBE domain-containing protein — protein MDFDALLTLSENGKVFANPRRIALLKAIQQTGSISQGAKQAGISYKAAYDAIKDMNKRADTPLIASEKGGKGGGGAALTEFGSRLVQMYDLLDTIQNMGLKALNDPDAPLHSLLGVMTKFSLQTSARNQLFGTISHIERHSLHDKVWIALKSGQQLCATITHGSTQRLELAPEKDVIALIKGPAIHIRPQAPNEAINIEPVWDNCLQGVVSAVQQDGGTAEVLLKLDEQDEICALIDYSLEDNQPLATDQPAMAYFASTQVIIATLC, from the coding sequence ATGGACTTTGACGCCCTGCTGACGCTCTCTGAAAACGGTAAAGTGTTTGCCAACCCCCGCAGGATTGCCCTATTGAAGGCCATCCAACAAACCGGTTCAATCAGCCAGGGTGCCAAACAGGCCGGGATCAGCTACAAAGCCGCTTATGATGCGATCAAGGACATGAATAAGCGCGCTGATACACCGCTGATTGCCAGCGAAAAAGGCGGCAAAGGTGGCGGCGGCGCAGCGCTCACCGAATTTGGCAGCCGCCTGGTGCAAATGTATGACTTGCTCGATACCATTCAGAACATGGGCCTGAAAGCCTTGAATGATCCCGATGCCCCGCTGCACAGTCTTTTGGGGGTAATGACCAAATTTTCACTCCAGACAAGCGCACGAAATCAGCTATTTGGCACTATCAGTCACATTGAGCGCCACAGCCTGCACGACAAGGTCTGGATTGCCCTGAAAAGCGGCCAGCAACTTTGCGCGACGATCACCCACGGCAGCACCCAACGGCTGGAATTAGCTCCCGAAAAGGATGTCATTGCGCTCATCAAGGGGCCCGCGATTCACATTCGTCCGCAAGCACCGAATGAAGCCATTAATATTGAACCGGTTTGGGATAACTGCCTGCAAGGGGTTGTTTCTGCAGTTCAGCAAGATGGGGGGACAGCAGAAGTGCTGCTCAAACTGGATGAGCAGGATGAGATTTGCGCGCTGATTGATTACAGCCTGGAAGACAACCAACCGCTGGCCACAGATCAGCCGGCAATGGCATACTTTGCTTCCACTCAGGTGATCATAGCCACTCTCTGTTAA
- the def gene encoding peptide deformylase, translated as MAVLDILAAPDSQLRSQAVEVKDIDAVQPFIDDLLETMYSTPNGIGLAATQVGRTEAIVVIDISEQRNEPLILVNPRVVHGEGESVGQEGCLSVPGYYADVPRFTKVTVEALDRHGQPIILERDDFLAVVMQHEIDHLLGKLFIDYLSPLKKQMALKKVKKHLKNMG; from the coding sequence ATGGCAGTACTCGATATTTTAGCAGCGCCGGATAGTCAGCTGCGAAGTCAGGCCGTTGAGGTGAAAGATATTGATGCGGTTCAGCCATTCATTGATGACCTGCTGGAGACGATGTATAGCACCCCGAATGGGATTGGCCTGGCTGCAACTCAGGTTGGGCGAACCGAAGCCATTGTGGTTATTGACATTTCTGAGCAGCGCAATGAGCCGCTGATCCTGGTAAACCCGAGAGTTGTTCACGGGGAAGGGGAGTCGGTGGGGCAGGAAGGTTGTCTGTCGGTGCCCGGCTATTATGCGGATGTCCCGCGCTTTACCAAGGTAACGGTGGAAGCGCTGGATCGCCATGGCCAGCCGATCATACTGGAGCGCGATGATTTTCTCGCGGTGGTGATGCAGCATGAAATTGATCATTTGCTGGGTAAGCTGTTTATTGATTATTTGTCGCCGTTGAAAAAGCAAATGGCGCTCAAGAAAGTCAAAAAGCATTTGAAGAACATGGGATAG